The following proteins come from a genomic window of Miscanthus floridulus cultivar M001 chromosome 2, ASM1932011v1, whole genome shotgun sequence:
- the LOC136518986 gene encoding endoglucanase 10-like: protein MFGRDPWGGPLEISNADSATDDDRSRDLDRAALMRQLDETQQSWLLAGPGDQAGKKKKKYVDLGCVVVDRKIFMWTVGTILGLGVFIGFIMMIVKLVPHKRPPPPPPDQYTQALHKALMFFNAQRSGPLPKHNGVSWRGNSCMKDGLSDSTVRRSLVGGYYDAGDAIKFNYPMAWSMTMLSWSVIEYRAKYEAIGELDHIKELIKWGTDYILKTFNSSADTIDRIVAQVGVGDTSKGSSQPNDHYCWMRPEDIDYKRPVTECHSCSDLASEMAAALAAASIVFKDSKTYSDKLVKGAKALYKFGRLQRGRYSPNGSDQAIFYNSTSYWDEFVWGGAWLYFATGNNSYLTVATAPGMAKHAGAYWFGSPNYGVFTWDDKLPGAQVLLSRLRLFLSPGYPYEEILRTFHNQTDNVMCSYLPLFNSFNFTKGGLIQLNHGRPQPLQYAVNAAFLASLYSDYLEAADTPGWYCGPNFYTTEVLRKFARSQLDYILGKNPLKMSYVVGFGNKYPKRPHHRGASIPHNGVKYGCKGGYKWRDTKKANPNILVGAMVAGPDRHDGYKDVRTNYNYTEPTLAANAGLVAALISISDIKTGRFGIDKNTIFSAIPPMFPTPPPPPSAWKP, encoded by the exons ATGTTCGGGCGGGACCCCTGGGGCGGGCCGCTGGAGATCTCCAACGCCGACTCGGCGACGGATGACGACCGGAGCCGGGACCTGGACCGGGCGGCGCTGATGCGGCAGCTGGACGAGACGCAGCAGAGCTGGCTCCTGGCGGGGCCCGGCGATCAGgcgggcaagaagaagaagaagtacgtCGACCTGGGCTGCGTCGTCGTCGACCGCAAGATCTTCATGTGGACCGTCGGCACCATCCTCGGCCTCGGCGTCTTCATCGGCTTCATCATGATGATCGTCAAGCTCGTCCCGCACAAgcggcccccgccgccgccgcccgaccAGTACACGCAGGCGCTGCACAAGGCGCTCATGTTCTTCAACGCGCAGCGAT CCGGTCCGCTGCCGAAGCACAATGGCGTCAGCTGGAGGGGCAATTCCTGCATGAAGGATGGCCTCTCCGACAGCACCGTCCGCCGGAGCTTGGTCGGAGGCTACTACGATGCAGGGGACGCCATCAAGTTCAACTATCCTATGGCCTGGTCCATGACCATGCTCAGCTGGAGTGTGATCGAGTACAGGGCAAAGTATGAGGCCATCGGTGAGCTCGACCATATCAAGGAGCTGATCAAGTGGGGAACAGACTACATCCTCAAAACCTTCAATTCATCTGCCGACACGATAGACAGGATTGTCGCTCAG GTGGGTGTAGGTGACACCTCTAAAGGCAGCAGTCAGCCTAATGACCATTACTGCTGGATGAGACCAGAGGATATCGATTACAAAAGGCCAGTCACTGAGTGTCACTCTTGCTCAGATCTAGCATCTGAAATGGCTGCTGCCCTGGCTGCAGCTTCCATAGTGTTCAAGGACAGCAAAACCTACTCTGACAAGCTCGTCAAAGGTGCAAAAGCACTGTACAAATTTGGCAGGCTGCAGCGTGGGCGATACAGCCCCAATGGATCTGACCAGGCAATCTTCTACAATTCCACCAGCTACTGGGATGAGTTTGTGTGGGGTGGTGCGTGGCTGTACTTTGCCACAGGGAACAATTCATACCTCACAGTCGCCACAGCCCCAGGAATGGCAAAGCATGCTGGAGCCTACTGGTTTGGAAGTCCAAACTATGGAGTATTTACCTGGGATGACAAACTTCCAGGAGCTCAG GTTCTTCTCAGCAGGTTGCGACTCTTCCTAAGTCCAGGGTACCCTTACGAAGAAATACTGAGGACATTCCACAACCAAACTGACAACGTTATGTGCTCATATTTACCTCTATTCAATTCATTCAACTTCACTAAAG GAGGATTAATACAACTCAACCATGGAAGGCCTCAACCACTTCAGTATGCTGTCAACGCAGCTTTCCTTGCTTCTTTATACAGTGACTATCTTGAAGCTGCAGACACGCCTGGGTGGTACTGTGGACCTAATTTCTACACCACAGAAGTCCTCCGCAAGTTTGCCAGGTCACAG CTTGATTACATCCTTGGAAAGAACCCATTAAAGATGAGCTACGTTGTGGGTTTTGGAAACAAGTACCCGAAGCGCCCTCATCACAGAGGTGCATCAATACCTCACAATGGCGTCAAGTATGGATGCAAAGGAGGTTACAAATGGAGGGATACAAAAAAGGCAAACCCTAATATCCTTGTTGGAGCAATGGTGGCTGGACCTGACAGGCATGATGGCTACAAAGATGTCCGCACAAACTACAATTACACAGAGCCTACTCTTGCAGCAAATGCTGGTTTGGTTGCAGCGCTGATTTCTATATCTGATATCAAAACTGGACGGTTCGGCATTGATAAGAACACCATCTTCTCTGCAATTCCTCCAATGTTCCCAACACCCCCACCACCGCCATCAGCATGGAAACCATAA
- the LOC136536170 gene encoding pentatricopeptide repeat-containing protein At1g77405-like has translation MSTPSSAPLPPSPSPSRLVPQLLVALLQRRRFDTTLRVSPTFPGFSPHSIAAALDAIPRLVLPRSPRRLCPQRPFPSASSPSSRRLSAALTLAFLSWSHDHAHAHAHPVQISEPPLRAAALALTRAHALSPLFRLLRAHAPLVSTAAITDVIRALGEEGLPRHALAAFHRMRQLRCAPDAQCYNTLIAALCQNGRFRDARFLLDQMERPGARCKPDTYTYTVLISWYCRIGVGTGCRKAARRRIYEAGRLFRRMGEKGIEPDVVTYNCLINGMCKTYRVERAHEVFDEMLRKGCAPNRVTYNSFIRYYSVVNQVDKAVEWMREMVARGHGMASMSTYTPIIHSLCESRHVTEARQFLIDMAESGHVPREHTYKLVKAAIDDAGEDALPAELCQSIEDGITARFRQVMQIKPIMRPVTR, from the coding sequence ATGTCCACCCCCTCCTCTGCCCCGTTGCCGCCGTCTCCTTCCCCATCCCGCCTCGTGCCGCAGCTCCTGGTCGCCCTCCTCCAGCGCCGCCGCTTCGACACCACGCTCCGCGTCTCCCCGACCTTCCCGGGCTTCTCCCCGcactccatcgccgccgcgctCGATGCCATCCCGCGCCTCGTCCTCCCGCGCTCCCCGCGCCGCCTCTGCCCGCAACGGCCGTTCCCCTCCGCCTCGTCCCCTTCCAGCCGCCGCCTCTCCGCCGCCCTCACCCTTGCCTTCCTCTCCTGGTCGCAcgaccacgcccacgcccacgcccaccccGTCCAGATCTCCGAGCCCCCGCTCCGCGCCGCGGCGCTCGCGCTCACCCGCGCCCACGCGCTCTCGCCGCTCTTCCGCCTCCTCCGCGCGCACGCCCCGCTcgtctccaccgccgccatcaCCGACGTCATCCGCGCGCTCGGGGAGGAAGGGCTCCCGCGCCACGCGCTCGCCGCGTTCCACCGCATGCGCCAGCTCCGCTGCGCCCCTGACGCGCAGTGCTACAACACCTTGATCGCCGCGCTGTGCCAGAACGGGCGGTTTAGGGATGCCCGGTTTCTGCTCGACCAGATGGAGCGACCCGGTGCGCGCTGCAAGCCGGACACCTACACGTACACGGTGCTCATTTCCTGGTACTGCCGGATCGGGGTGGGCACGGGGTGCCGGAAGGCGGCACGGCGGAGGATCTACGAGGCGGGGAGGCTGTTCAGGAGGATGGGGGAGAAGGGGATCGAGCCGGACGTCGTGACCTACAACTGCTTGATCAATGGCATGTGTAAAACGTATCGCGTGGAGCGCGCCCACGAGGTGTTCGATGAAATGCTTCGGAAGGGGTGCGCGCCCAACCGGGTGACTTACAATTCGTTCATCAGATACTACAGTGTGGTGAACCAGGTGGACAAGGCTGTTGAATGGATGAGGGAAATGGTAGCGAGAGGGCATGGAATGGCTTCAATGAGCACATACACGCCCATCATCCACTCCTTGTGTGAGAGCCGGCATGTTACCGAGGCGAGGCAATTCTTGATTGATATGGCTGAAAGCGGACATGTGCCTAGGGAGCATACATACAAGCTGGTGAAGGCTGCAATTGACGATGCTGGTGAGGATGCCTTGCCAGCAGAGCTATGTCAATCAATTGAGGATGGCATTACAGCAAGATTTCGACAGGTGATGCAAATTAAACCCATAATGCGACCAGTCACAAGATGA